A window of Meleagris gallopavo isolate NT-WF06-2002-E0010 breed Aviagen turkey brand Nicholas breeding stock chromosome 11, Turkey_5.1, whole genome shotgun sequence genomic DNA:
GGTGCATAAACCTGTCAGGTATTAGATCAACGTGAAGAGAAGCCAGTTGCAAGGCTGCAACCAACTACTGGCGTCATGTCCCAGATCTAGAAGAAAATAACGTGGAGAATTATATAGCAACAATAAGACCTAAAAGATATTTCTCTAACAGGCACAGAAGCAGACAAAGACTTCTCTGGACATGAGGTAGTAAATCCTGTTTACATTGGATTTGAGGAGGACAAGGAGGTATACCAGCCTTACAAACCAACTGCCATTCAGTCTCAGAAATATCTACTTCCTAGCAGTCCTCTGGAGGCCTGGTCTAAAAAAACTGTACTATGAGTTTGATATAAACATACTTAGAAAACAACAGGGATAGCCTGGAAGAGTCTTCGGTTCTGGCTAGCATGGAGGATGCATAATTTAAACATAACAAGATCCTACATCAGTCTGACTTCCAAGTCACTGTTTCATAAACAGGGCTTTTAGTGGCAACGCTCCAAGAAAGAAGCCGGGAAGCTCAGAGCTTGCACTTTTTATCATGTCTATATCTTTAAAACCACTAGCAGATTCTGCTACTGCTGACACCTGCTTTGTTTGTCCGGAAGACACCAATGGTAACCATTTCTGACAGCTAGACTCTATACAGTGGACTTACAAGTAATTTCCTTATTCGGCTGCACAAAGGACAGCCTTCATCCTTGATTCTTGCTACACAGAACAGTTAGTTTTATAGCAACAGTTATTGGAAATATTATTAAATGTAAATACAAACATCAGTTCTCTACTAAATTTGTCTAATGGATGGAGAAAAGAGGGACTTGAATACCTTCACAATCCGATCACTCCCACAAGTGACCATTAGTCCTCTGGAGATGTCCATGGACATGtgtgaaatgttgtgctttccTTCATGAAAGGTTGCCAGGGAAGTACGGCTGCAACAGAACAGTTCAAACAAAGCTGAGCCATGAGATGAAGTCTAATGGCACCATTACAGCAGTGGAAAATGAACTTCCAAGAAAAATCCTTAAGTCCAGAGAACTGCAGTGCCGTATTAAAGGGGACAGAATTAAATCAGTGAGTCATGCTAAAGCATTGCTTGTATAATTAGTTATACGGGTGTGACAATTCCTGACTTTCCCTGCCTATTAAAAATGCTAGAGCAGAAGTGGGAAATAACTTAAGTAAACAGTATTCTTTCTCATTACATTTTTACCCGCTCACTACTGTGAGTAAGGTAGAGCACAGCATCTCCTTTTCAAAAATCTTAACAAGACAAAAAGAGTGCTCCTTCACAACTCTGCCTAATGAGACAGTAAATGATGTCTAACCCAATTTGCTAGCATAGGAAAATAATGTTGGGCTGTGAAAACACTGTTGAAGAAACAATTTTCAGTAAGTATACATAAACTGATGCATACACAGTCTGGCATCTGTGATGCATTATCAACCACCCACTTAGCAATTTTAAGTGCAATCAATAGCCCTTATCTACAAAGAAATAGAGATGAATTTGTTTCAACCCTAGACCTGAGCTCATGAATAAGAATAAACTGGATATAAGAGCTTTAATACCACATCTGGTCTAACTTCACTTGCAAAGATACTTGAGAAATCTCTGCCATTATACTGCTTTGAGTGCCCAAAGCAAAGGCAGCCTATTAGCAGAGAGTCATCTTAACATATCTGCATGACACTATGTGAAGATGGATAGCAAGCACAAGAGTTTCAGCACCTCAGCAGCATCACTTGAATTATTACTCCTTAATACTCACTCTTCATCCTTGATTGATTCAAAACAGGAATCACAGACACGGACCTGGAACTCAAATCCCATGATTGGGTAACTTGACCGTTTGGTACTGCACTTGCCACATACTGCTTGCCCACATTTTCTGCAGTGATGCTTCAcggaagaaaacaaaagacaaaccaaaaaaaTCATTGCATTGTACCACTTCATCATTTTATCAATTGTTTGTTGAGTAACAATATGTAAGGAAGCCTTCAGTTCTTTTAAACTCAAACCAAACACTCTGGAGTTCTAAATGGCTTTCTTGCCACTAGTAGGTTTACCTCTGCATCCTTCCttctcatctcttctttcaCAATCTTatgagagcagaggaaaaaggGTTGGAAAGCCGGCCAAGGAAATACAAGTCCAAGAAAGCCAGAAACACAGTGCCTCAGTGTCTGTCTAGACCCTCTAGATACAAAGCTATCTGGATATGTTTCACACTGTTGTCCAGTAAGAGAAGGGTCACCACTGCTTCACTGAACTGGGTACTCCACAACATGATAGGCTGCAGTTTGCTCAGTTAGGGGAGCTGTGCATTACTTTACACAACACTTGATATCTGTCCTCAGCTccagagaactgaaaaattcagagaaaCCCAATCAAGGActcccagcacagccttctTTGGCCAGTGCTACAAGTTTGATGCAACACTTCTCACAGAATTAGAAAGTTTCTTAGTATTACCCAGAAGCTGTGAGCTCTCAAACACTCATTTCAAAGCACCaaaataccaaaaataccaAGGTCTAACCGTGTTAgtgattttctgtttgctttttgcttaaGTGTTGAAGTACAGCTAAACACTCAAATGAGTGATCTCACCTGTCGCAACCCTAATGTCTTTGTGTCCCACATTTGCTTTATATTCCAGAAGAACGGTTGTTCACACTTCTGACAGGAATCACTTTCTAGCCACTGAGGAGCCTATAAAACAAAAGACATGAAAGCGATTAGAATTCTCTCAGCCAAGGAAGTTTGTTTTAAGAACCCACAACAAAGTTTTACTTGGAAAACTGCCATTTCAGCTCTGGATATTAACACAGTAGATTACCTTGGGTACAGTACAAGGAAGTTAGTACAAAGCACAAACAGAATCTCAAGTCCTAACGTTTGTTACCAAGTTATACACCTCCTACACTTTTTAAGCCCAAAGCTGTATGcgataaaaaaataaattcaaacacTCAAAGACTGCAGCTTTGGCTGCCTAGACAATTTCCAATGCCTTGTGTAATCTAAGTTCTAACAGCTACAAGGCTGTCATGCTCCTCTCTACAGGAAACTGCAGAAGTAAATTCTTGAAGCAGTAATCTTTTTTGCTTCCTCAGATTCACAGctttaaataattaagaaatcATATGCATTTGCCATCCTGTCCATATTTTTATTAAGCATTTCTCCTACCAGTAATTTTCTTGACATAAATAAACTATGCCAAATGAAAATAGGGCTTTCACACATTTCAACACACTTGGATACCTTAAGGGATAGAACGAAACTCAAGAATTTTTCTAGCACATAGACTTGAACTGGAACATGTATACCACATACAACTTTAAGCACCCAATGGGGAACTCTCCCCAATACGTGACAGCAAGAAAGCTGGAACAACCATGAACATCTATCTTCAGTTCACTTACATCCATTACTGATAGCAATAAAGCAGTAACATTGTCAATTGCACCATCTCACCATAAACATTTATTAATACCAAATGTCCAGTTTGTAGACCTTCAACCTTGACTGCATCCCTGTCCTTTCACCGTGCTAGTGGAAAATACTGTAAAGGCTGGTAAAATGTCTAGTGTGGGAACTGGGGagtaggaaggaaaacagaggaaataaattctCACTCCACCAAGTGAAATTTTCATATTGCTTCTGTTACTTACAATAGCTGGTTTCAattaatgctgttttttaaaagacacCGGTTTTACTTCCTAGTTCCTCCTAACAGAAGGACAGGATCTCTTCTTCTTATTTTCAGGCACTAAGTAGGCCACAAGACTGCGATCACTACTACTAACATACAGTTGGAACTGCCTAAGATCAATAGGTACAGCTGGCAGTGCAGTTACCATTCCTTCTGAATAAAAAACTTTGTCTTCTAATCTTCCTGTATATTTGAAGATACCCCATAACATGACCCATCAGCTAACCCTTCAAAGGCAGCACATTCGGCACCctacaaacatttcatttctttgcttctggATTAGGCTTGGTTATGTTTTTCCAATAAGTTCTGAAACATCACAGCTGTTCTAAGGTaactgcattattttaattgtgTTAAAATTGTCTATTGTTTAGGAGCTGTCTTAATCCAGAAGAGAAATTGCCGCATCTCGTTTTCCTAACTGTATAACAAGCCAATTGCTTGTAAACATAAACATGCACAAAGTCACTAATACTCTAGAAGTTCTGAAGAGAGATTTTCATGCTAAAAATGTTAGCACCATCACATACAGCATTCAGTGTGCCCAGCGTAGGTCAAAAAAGCAACAGGATAGGGGAGGCTGAACCTTAAATACACCTTATGGGAACAACCAACACTAATTCGTATGACTATGGTTAATGAAAGGCAGCAGTAACACGTATCTTTTCAGTTCCTATGGTGAATATGAATCAATGCAGAAAGAATGTGGATGGCAGGTTCAGCTGACATGCTCTGAGGTCTTTCATAAACGAACACACACACTCTGTGGACTGAATCTCTACATTTTGACTTGCATCTAAAAATCAACATACTTCTTTATAGGCTTTGACATGAGTTGAGAACTTAGTCCAAGATTTCTGAAGTACAGTCCATTTGTTTCAGTACTGCAAAGGCCTGCCTACTTCAGAATGTTCCAGTAGCAAGGGCTGTAGCTATCCCAGGCTCAACATGTCTCATTGATATGGGAAACTAAGCCCTCCCGAGCCTGTCCTGCACATCTACCCATTACAATGCAGTATGACAGCCACTAAAACTGAGCAGGTTTTAATGACAGTCCAGTCTGAAAGTTTCAGGCAACACAAGGAAAACAGACAGGGAAACAGATTAAGAAAAGCCGTATCAGCctccaaagaggaaaaacaaaaatatatcttttaCCTAGAGCATGATCTTACCTCTTCTCGGCTGATATCCATGTTCCAAACTGCAATTCCTCCATCAGCTGAGCAAGATACTAGCTGCCGTGTCAGCTGAATGTAACAGATAGCCTGCACCTTGTCACTGAAACAGAGCACACGTTATTTATCCATAAGCATTTAAATCAAGCTTAGTTTCCCAGAAAAGCCTGATTTATCATTGTAAACTTACCTAGAAAGCCAAAACTGATTTCCAGACACTTTTTGCTAAGTCTACATAGAGCTATGATGATAAGTGAATTGATGCTGCCACGTAAGCACTACTCTAGCATCAGGATGTTCACAAGAACAGTGCTGTTACAGGCTTGACTAGAATACCAGAGGTACAGCTCCATATTAACATTTGCTGGCAGAAAGCACTGACAGTGAGCAGAGTGCAATTTGCCTCTGTGCCAACTGTGTTAGCAAGGAAAACCACTTACCAAAACAGAGACAACTGGAAAAATCAAGAGAAATGCTTGTTTCAGGATATAGCTAGAAAGCAGATGGAGCTTCTACTTTTGCTAATAAACCACAGTAAGTCTGtagttgcaaaaaaaaaaaagcatgcattcACTAATAAGACAGATGGCTGAATCCTGAACAGAGTCATGGCAAAGTGAAAATCAATCAAATAAACTGAACAAATGATCtcaaaaagtattaaaaatgctttgcaacatctaagtttaattaaaaaaaaaataaccaaaacgttctgcttttcagaactTACTTTCCCATTCAATATGAAGTTTGATGCTAAGTGAGATGTCAAATGAGAAACTAATAATGTTATTAGTCTTCACCAGGATACATGAtgcagcagtaacagcagtATAAAGTCCTCTAGTCACTGTCGCCAGTTACACTTTTGTAACCAATACTCTATTATTAGTTCTTTAGTCATAAAACTAAATCCTCAAGATTTAACAACAGTTCTAGGGCTAAGGCCTAGAGTCTTGATTAAAGGTGGATGGAGGCATCTACAAATTTCACAAAAGGAGAATATGCACTATAGAAATACatctttaaacaaaaacaaggtcTCTATAACCACTGCATTTCTAAGTAGAACATACCTTCAATGGTGAACTGCCTGTCAGATTAAGGCCCTAGATTTAAGAGAAGCAGCTAGATAGTGTTGTCCCTCTAAAAATACTGATTAAATACAGACAACTACATAATCTACAGAACAGTGGAGATGTAACATGTTTTTATGAAATCTAGAGATCCACTCCAGTAATTTAGTTTATCACCTCACAGACCCTCACAAGTAACTCAGTTAAGTGTTTACAATACAGAAGCATGCAACTTTATGTAAAAGTTCAAGCAATGCGATTGAAGACTTCTTTTGTGTCACATTCTTATTATCTGTGGTTTAGAAGCGCCAAGCCTGACCAAAAAAATGTTATCAGTAAGCGCTTTCCTACTACTGGTTATCCTTCTTTCCCTCGGGTATCTTCAGTTATGCAAAAAGTTCTCTTTGTTATTCACAAAGATTTAAACATTTTGCCATGCTATTTAGTCTTCCTACCACTCTGTGTTTGTTACAGAACattcagaaaagacaaaacaccATTACATACTGATGGCCCTGGAGCAGCAAcgttcttcctttccttccaccaATATCCCACATGATAATGCTGTGATCAGAGGCACCCGAGAAGAGCAGTCGTTGAACAGGATCCCACCACAGGGAAGTAATACTTCCTAtgaaaaaacattctgaagTTAGGTCTAAGGGAATAAGTGCTATTAAAGTGAAACCTGACATACTCCCTTAGTACAGTAGCAAATACTGAAAGCCTTAAGGCAAAGGTCAGCATGCAAGATGTAGTCTTGCTAAAGAGGTAAAGACTGGTGACAGAACAAAACCATTCTGAAGAAGAATGTTAGAAGCAAAGCATATTTCAGAAAGTTTGAGAGTTACCAGTTTTCTGCCCCTTGTACTTGTCTGCATGGTTTTAAGAGCTGGCAGGTTGTTATGTGATCCCTA
This region includes:
- the WDFY1 gene encoding WD repeat and FYVE domain-containing protein 1, yielding MFRYDYETRYAFVGDYSGQITLLKLEQNTCSIITTLKGHEGSITSLWWDPVQRLLFSGASDHSIIMWDIGGRKGRTLLLQGHHDKVQAICYIQLTRQLVSCSADGGIAVWNMDISREEAPQWLESDSCQKCEQPFFWNIKQMWDTKTLGLRQHHCRKCGQAVCGKCSTKRSSYPIMGFEFQVRVCDSCFESIKDEDRTSLATFHEGKHNISHMSMDISRGLMVTCGSDRIVKIWDMTPVVGCSLATGFSSR